A stretch of Octopus bimaculoides isolate UCB-OBI-ISO-001 chromosome 23, ASM119413v2, whole genome shotgun sequence DNA encodes these proteins:
- the LOC106875490 gene encoding uncharacterized protein LOC106875490 — protein sequence MDCPRYEMAQNLSEKNFIQYLKDNRIISNQKTCSCGKEMSIRPSQRAIDGVVWRCHKCKNAVSIRTNTFLEKSKLSVYKIFNLIFDFIFEMPVTSSMSATNVSKVTAIQWYEYCREICSQKLLKDKKKLGGPNHVVEIDEGLMFRRKNEAGRVVHSYWVVGFYDNTQKKGYLQHVGDRKAETLEALIIDNVEPGSIVFTDQWASYRKLESLGYIHGTVDLTQNFGDPESGVGGNQVEAYWNRIKRRLKYKFTSSGDMRWSHVNEAMYRELYNMTYDRAWENYKTFLKHVAEIYPQ from the coding sequence ATGGATTGTCCAAGATATGAAATGGCCCAAAATTTATCAGAGAAGAATTTCATACAATATCTGAAAGACAATAGAATCATTTCGAATCAGAAGACATGTAGTTGTGGAAAGGAAATGAGCATAAGGCCTTCTCAGCGTGCCATAGATGGGGTGGTATGGAGGTGCCACAAGTGCAAGAATGCAGTGTCAATCCGTACCAACACTTTCTTGGAGAAGAGTAAGCTTTCTGTGTACAAAATTTTCAATCTtattttcgattttatttttgaaatgccgGTAACCAGTTCCATGTCAGCAACCAATGTCAGTAAAGTCACAGCAATACAGTGGTACGAGTATTGCCGTGAAATCTGTTCGCAGAaattattaaaagataaaaaaaaattaggtgGCCCGAATCATGTTGTAGAAATAGACGAAGGTTTAATGTTTCGGAGAAAAAACGAAGCCGGGCGTGTGGTGCATTCATACTGGGTCGTTGGTTTCTATGACAACACCCAGAAAAAAGGATACCTGCAACATGTTGGAGATAGAAAAGCAGAGACACTGGAGGCACTCATTATAGACAACGTAGAACCAGGGTCTATAGTGTTTACAGACCAGTGGGCTAGTTACCGGAAGCTAGAAAGCCTAGGCTACATCCATGGGACTGTGGACCTCACTCAGAATTTTGGGGACCCAGAGAGTGGTGTAGGTGGAAATCAAGTGGAGGCGTACTGGAACCGAATTAAGAGAAGGCTGAAATACAAATTCACGTCAAGTGGAGACATGCGATGGTCGCACGTCAATGAGGCCATGTACAGAGAACTTTATAATATGACGTACGACCGTGCATGGGAGAATTACAAGACCTTCCTAAAACACGTGGCAGAAATTTATCCACAATGA
- the LOC106875496 gene encoding uncharacterized protein LOC106875496 → MEENESQEEKPTIICASQDEVTAAVSALGGATTATAVVTEAAEAVTVATVSDAATATTLFLDLYAGCDVCGGDHLTEECPELGLNTPVGEFKVMSKARLTLPSNLMLLEHIDSSLTVVAQHVIPAKTQFGPFEARRTTQDLDTDNIFILKILSKDGAVVSLDTSNENDCNWMCLLQCALDEEEQNCIAYQLGTNIFYNSIRTIQEGEQLKVWYALHYAKKLGKPVKPCKDYRVMLSLLSEKVSNADEITSEATVTILQHQATEVVSVSEESLERMQTDCDKLYRNHILSLIQSEEIKEYKCSKCENVFNSQVDLAKHLRAHLVPNSNPRGGKTRSRKSKFHCSVCNIGFVNRSNYQRHMKKHKGQILRCVECGYRSYRLDVMWNHLFSKHSKVKLQGSKGNLFEYEDQTSDDLANSLDKGSSDDHENDEEEEVAAAAAGSNDGSESYSELTEVKTQSYNSNNNNDDDDDDDNNNNDDSNIHDNDAGNDKDTIVISSESVVESKVTEDADSSNKVGICQANFCNFGNSTETTNLILDKNLAELVEKSLDVGKDEDIGTKCKKPDITKIALLEAKISLEDGDLDYKDKETYQHVSEVTVSEAFERLDGMYVKTVSNAEYIPEGSGENNSNNDSNEENIATGSSTVQVVHVENAHESISEMYKNMIGMSQSQEEKMADSIKCENYLVETVKELDMSAHSEDDNNIIIPTIIEETVVCDKTVIDVNTESVVSKDSVVEESNVGEKFEEVDVSVVEENSAEKCLQESVVNPEFVVKETVSTSEEVEERLLVDKAVQHSPVEESMLDGTTVVTDEVNTKINENSLVMDSQSFEIVQLDDNVVSVLAKEETNNSDTSCVTAAETETQCKENMSEDPVTIKLVEEDVRQDSETKSTSAVEDGDDGKLEKADRSSETTENKVNKLVEFVDYVVADVAWLNKDDGEGESEGSKTPPEEVTAKSSESCQATVVSDVTDKSNGAAEASTTKEEPLKKTRGPGRPRKRTRQALHLGRKPKASSDSDKSQSELSTPKKVKTSTSQSPVQAASPPQSLARVLPTRRLKGIRTTGNKAIDEEESSKVAKPEKPLEKKILQETVKVPGVTRRRGRPPKALQTQATAPANTSAAVSLGSSKNTSNTTSVAVKAKTSQEQSPSKSKTSQKADLANSDSEKTPAIDDESSKNLANEDTDDILGEDSCEEGEVLESDFKESDTANEDNQDSSIDSLECKKKCKILAKDNGIDILIDKTDDVILYACCVCGKRFTNIKYLKLHAPAHTDRFRCDLCCKRFTRKESLMKHRCDSNANSTVLQTGDNADDNISFTQDDSELSTSQLEPGEKPTTVPADQWKCDRCKRKFSQRHLLASHVCSSSKGEENENTLHQCDICEQSFRTVKYLFRHLAMHTDIFKCEQCGRCFSRKDSMQKHILRCDPARATAENIHSCHNCGRTFSTKLGLENHLLRCFSLHCFKCRRSFAVEEALKEHECTPLAEESSKENDNKLMCRVCKKAFSNLQHLNNHEATHTTTYECDICLKGFNRNEELNWHKRLCMSQAIIKREGFVACPQCEIKFTDAKEYRDHFQKHTHPFDCSRCGKRFVKRGSLQTHSCHKLLDGDEARCEICLKTFRSDKYLSRHQIIHGEPQFKCEVCNKMFYRKDYLNDHSCRLPDGTLVRVVRRHNQVYIHDNLICHLCGKSFVTVSNLNKHLKCHGEKTCECDICGKRFHYITYLKEHKASVHENKYQHQCAECGKIVKTKTSLVSHMRQFHSDAPPKYICKTCGKEFRQKGNMKTHMFSHSQEKHFVCSYCDKKFKYPDQLNRHRLEHTMTNKLMCEYCGKKFVKSYELRKHTQIFHSGLMYVCDCCNAKCGHRHTLIRHYRKKHPERLHKLKELNFLGNLRKQVDRSQKNSMKNESNLTVKSTDISNEEDNNDNSDNGNKEEETIITLGADTSIAVATTDGVLPRIAAEALHSLSNAVFTGQGDSIRVPEIHPTVVEEDGHTVVILQFVNQTEEGEEETVICGQEVETAVAEASKII, encoded by the exons ATGGAAGAGAATGAAT CTCAAGAAGAGAAACCTACAATAATCTGTGCGTCCCAAGATGAAGTCACAGCCGCAGTGTCGGCCCTCGGCGGAGCCACAACTGCAACAGCTGTTGTCACAGAAGCTGCCGAAGCAGTTACAGTGGCAACAGTATCCGATGCTGCAACAGCAACCACACTCTTCCTTGACCTCTATGCTGGATGTGATGTATGTGGCGGTGACCACCTCACTGAAGAATGTCCAGAACTTGGACTCAACACACCAGTTGGAGAGTTCAAAGTGATGTCAAA GGCACGCCTTACACTACCGTCCAACTTGATGTTGCTAGAACATATAGATTCATCTCTGACTGTGGTGGCTCAACATGTGATACCAGCCAAGACACAGTTTGGACCATTTGAGGCCAGAAGAACAACTCAGGACCTTGATACTGACAATATCTTCATTCTAAAG ATCTTATCTAAAGACGGTGCTGTTGTCTCTCTTGACACTTCTAACGAAAACGATTGCAACTGGATGTGTTTGCTGCAATGTGCACTGGACGAGGAGGAACAGAACTGCATTGCTTACCAGTTAGGAACAAACATCTTCTACAACAGCATCCGAACTATCCAAGAAGGGGAGCAACTGAAGGTCTGGTATGCCTTACATTATGCTAAAAAGTTGGGCAAACCAGTGAAGCCATGCAAAGATTATAGGG tgatgcTGTCGTTGCTAAGTGAGAAAGTTAGCAACGCTGATGAAATTACCTCGGAAGCAACTGTTACAATTTTGCAGCACCAGGCTACAGAAGTGGTGTCAGTGTCTGAGGAATCCCTGGAGAGGATGCAAACTGACTGCGATAAACTCTACAGGAACCACATCTTATCATTAATCCAAAGTGAGGAGATTAAAGAGTACAAGTGCAGCAAGTGTGAAAACGTTTTCAACAGCCAGGTGGACCTTGCTAAGCACTTGAGGGCCCACCTTGTCCCCAACAGCAACCCTCGTGGGGGCAAAACTCGGAGTCGGAAATCTAAGTTCCATTGTTCGGTTTGTAACATTGGTTTTGTGAATCGGAGCAACTACCAACGACACATGAAGAAGCACAAAGGCCAGATCCTGCGATGCGTGGAGTGCGGTTACCGTAGTTACCGATTGGATGTCATGTGGAACCATCTCTTCTCGAAACACAGTAAGGTGAAATTGCAAGGCTCAAAGGGTAATCTGTTTGAGTATGAGGACCAGACCAGTGACGATTTAGCTAATTCTTTGGACAAAGGCAGTAGTGATGACCACGAAAATGACGAAGAAGAggaagttgctgctgctgctgctggatcTAATGATGGCAGCGAGTCGTATAGTGAATTGACAGAAGTGAAAACTCAGAgctacaacagtaataataataatgatgatgatgatgacgatgataacaataataatgatgacagtaaCATTCATGATAATGATGCTGGAAATGACAAAGATACCATTGTTATTTCATCTGAATCTGTTGTAGAAAGCAAAGTAACCGAGGATGCTGATTCTTCGAATAAGGTTGGCATCTGTCAGgcaaatttctgtaattttggaAATTCTACAGAGACTACTAACTTAATTTTAGATAAGAACCTTGCTGAACTTGTCGAGAAAAGTTTGGATGTCGGTAAAGACGAGGATATTGGAACTAAGTGTAAGAAACCAGATATCACCAAAATTGCTCTTCTAGAAGCAAAGATATCTCTTGAAGACGGTGACCTTGACTACAAAGATAAGGAAACTTATCAACATGTTAGTGAAGTGACTGTATCTGAAGCGTTTGAACGTCTTGACGGTATGTATGTTAAAACTGTCTCTAATGCTGAGTATATCCCTGAAGGCAGTGgtgaaaataacagtaacaacgacAGCAATGAAGAGAATATAGCTACTGGTTCATCTACAGTTCAAGTGGTGCATGTTGAAAATGCTCATGAAAGCATCTCTGAAATGTATAAGAATATGATAGGAATGTCTCAGTCGCAGGAGGAAAAAATGGCTGATTCTATTAAGTGTGAGAACTACCTTGTAGAGACTGTGAAAGAGCTAGACATGTCTGCACATAGTGAGGATGATAACAACATTATTATACCGACCATTATAGAAGAGACTGTTGTTTGTGATAAAACTGTCATTGACGTAAATACGGAGTCAGTTGTTAGCAAAGACTCTGTTGTTGAGGAATCAAATGTTGGTGAGAAATTTGAAGAAGTAGATGTTTCTGTAGTAGAAGAGAATTCTGCAGAAAAGTGTCTGCAGGAGTCTGTGGTAAATCCAGAGTTTGTGGTAAAGGAAacagtaagtaccagtgaagagGTTGAAGAACGTCTGCTGGTTGACAAAGCTGTGCAGCATTCACCAGTTGAAGAATCAATGCTTGATGGTACCACTGTAGTTACAGATGAGGTGAACACCAAAATAAATGAGAACAGCTTAGTTATGGACAGTCAGTCATTCGAGATTGTTCAGTTAGATGATAATGTTGTCAGCGTGCTGgccaaagaagaaacaaataatagtGACACAAGTTGTGTAACAGCAGCTGAGACAGAGACTCAATGCAAGGAGAACATGTCAGAGGATCCTGTTACAATAAAACTGGTTGAAGAAGATGTCAGACAAGATTCTGAGACTAAGAGCACCAGTGCCGTTGAAGATGGAGATGATGGGAAGTTAGAAAAAGCTGATAGGTCAAGTGAGACAACTGAGAACAAAGTTAACAAATTGGTAGAGTTTGTTGActatgttgttgctgatgttgcttgGCTGAATAaagatgatggtgaaggtgaGAGTGAAGGGAGTAAAACCCCACCAGAAGAGGTCACAGCAAAGAGTTCAGAGAGTTGCCAGGCAACAGTTGTCAGTGATGTTACAGATAAGAGTAATGGTGCCGCTGAAGCTAGCACCACAAAAGAAGAGCCACTGAAAAAGACACGTGGACCAGGTCGGCCTAGGAAGCGCACACGTCAGGCCCTGCATTTGGGGCGAAAACCAAAAGCCAGTTCTGACAGTGACAAATCACAATCAGAATTGTCGACACCCAAGAAAGTAAAAACCAGTACTAGTCAATCACCTGTCCAAGCTGCCTCGCCTCCCCAAAGCCTGGCACGGGTGTTACCCACACGACGTTTGAAGGGTATTAGAACAACTGGTAACAAAGCAATTGATGAAGAAGAGTCAAGTAAAGTAGCAAAACCTGAAAAGCCATTAGAGAAAAAGATTTTGCAAGAAACTGTGAAAGTGCCTGGTGTAACTCGTCGTCGTGGGCGACCACCGAAAGCATTGCAAACGCAGGCAACTGCCCCGGCCAACACCAGCGCAGCTGTGTCGTTGGGCAGCAGCAAGAACACAAGCAACACCACATCAGTTGCCGTCAAAGCCAAAACTTCTCAAGAACAGTCTCCATCGAAAAGCAAAACCTCACAGAAAGCTGACTTGGCGAACAGCGACAGTGAGAAAACACCTGCAATTGATGATGAAAGCAGCAAGAATTTGGCCAATGAAGACACTGATGATATTTTAGGTGAAGATTCATGTGAAGAAGGAGAGGTACTAGAGTCTGATTTCAAGGAATCTGATACAGCCAATGAGGATAACCAAGATAGTTCCATTGATTCACTGGAAtgcaaaaagaaatgtaaaattcttGCCAAAGACAATGGCATAGATATTTTGATTGATAAGACGGATGATGTCATTCTCTATGCCTGCTGCGTCTGTGGCAAAAGATTCACCAACATAAAGTACCTGAAACTACATGCACCAGCGCACACTGACCGCTTTCGTTGTGATCTCTGTTGCAAGAGATTTACACGAAAGGAATCTCTGATGAAGCATCGGTGTGACAGCAATGCCAACTCGACTGTGCTGCAGACTGGTGACAATGCTGATGATAACATAAGTTTTACACAAGATGATTCTGAGCTCTCCACTTCACAGCTGGAACCTGGAGAAAAGCCTACCACTGTACCAGCTGATCAATGGAAATGTGACCGATGCAAAAGGAAGTTTTCACAACGCCACCTACTGGCTAGCCATGTGTGTAGTAGCAGCAAAGGGGAGGAAAATGAGAATACTCTAcaccagtgtgatatctgtgaacAAAGTTTCCGCACTGTGAAATATCTTTTCCGCCATTTAGCGATGCATACAGATATTTTCAAGTGTGAGCAATGTGGCCGCTGCTTCTCACGCAAGGATTCTATGCAGAAACACATCCTGCGTTGTGACCCAGCAAGGGCTACTGCAGAAAACATTCATTCCTGCCACAACTGTGGTCGCACTTTCTCAACAAAACTTGGCCTTGAAAATCACCTGCTTCGCTGTTTCTCgttgcattgcttcaaatgtCGACGGTCATTTGCTGTTGAGGAGGCTTTGAAAGAACACGAATGCACGCCTTTGGCCGAGGAATCCTCGAAAGAGAACGACAACAAGCTTATGTGTCGAGTGTGTAAAAAGGCATTTTCCAACTTGCAACATCTGAACAATCACGAGGCCACACACACGACAACCTATGAATGTGACATCTGTCTGAAAGGATTCAATAGGAATGAAGAGTTAAACTGGCACAAGAGGCTGTGTATGAGCCAAGCAATCATTAAACGTGAAGGCTTTGTTGCATGTCCCCAGTGTGAAATTAAATTCACTGATGCTAAAGAGTACCGAGATCATTTCCAGAAGCATACGCATCCGTTTGATTGTTCACGTTGTGGTAAAAGGTTCGTCAAACGAGGAAGCCTGCAGACCCATTCTTGCCACAAGTTGTTAGATGGAGATGAGGCTCGTTGTGAGATTTGTCTCAAGACATTTCGCTCAGACAAATACCTCAGTCGGCACCAAATCATCCACGGTGAACCTCAGTTTAAGTGTGAGGTGTGCAACAAGATGTTCTATCGCAAAGACTACCTCAATGACCACAGCTGTCGTCTGCCTGACGGTACATTGGTACGTGTTGTTCGACGCCACAACCAGGTCTACATCCACGACAATCTTATCTGCCACCTGTGTGGCAAGTCTTTTGTCACCGTCAGCAACCTGAACAAACACCTGAAGTGCCATGGGGAGAAGACGTGTGAGTGCGACATCTGTGGAAAACGTTTCCATTACATCACCTACCTGAAAGAGCACAAGGCCTCTGTGCATGAGAACAAGTACCAGCACCAGTGTGCCGAGTGTGGTAAAATAGTGAAGACCAAGACCAGCCTGGTGTCACACATGAGGCAGTTTCATTCAGATGCACCACCGAAGTACATATGCAAGACATGTGGCAAGGAATTCCGCCAGAAGGGCAACATGAAAACACACATGTTCTCACACTCACAGGAGAAACACTTTGTCTGTTCGTATTGCGACAAGAAGTTCAAGTATCCAGATCAATTGAATCGACACCGACTTGAGCACACCATGACCAACAAGCTGATGTGTGAGTACTGCGGAAAGAAGTTTGTCAAGAGCTACGAATTGCGAAAGCATACGCAGATTTTTCACAGTGGCTTGATGTACGTCTGTGATTGCTGCAATGCCAAATGCGGACACCGCCATACGCTGATCCGGCACTACCGGAAGAAACATCCCGAACGACTGCACAAACTAAAGGAACTGAACTTTCTGGGTAACCTCCGCAAACAGGTCGATCGCTCACAGAAGAACAGCATGAAAAATGAATCGAACCTCACGGTGAAGAGCACCGACATCAGCAATGAAGAggacaataatgacaacagcgACAACGGGAATAAAGAAGAGGAGACCATCATCACCCTCGGAGCTGATACAAGCATTGCTGTAGCCACCACTGATGGGGTTCTGCCAAGAATAGCTGCCGAAGCTCTTCACAGTTTGTCCAATGCTGTCTTCACTGGACAAGGAGACAGTATCCGGGTGCCTGAAATACATCCAACTGTTGTCGAAGAAGATGGCCATACAGTTGTCATACTACAGTTTGTGAACCAGACAGAAGAGGGCGAAGAGGAGACAGTGATATGTGGACAGGAAGTTGAAACTGCAGTTGCAGAGGCCAGCAAGATCATTTGA
- the LOC106875489 gene encoding uncharacterized protein LOC106875489 translates to MAPVEGVTNHNTNMASDVSKSRLDFTEEEIRKELFRYGIKDINQSSLCQFQKELKNLVKKITSSSLRNVDKSTSISSSFNNITDTCLKMSPSSPPEPISITSPSFTSRTAKNVDDKSCLPHTGDRRSVNSMDPSSVTVSHNRPQNTAESSQLFNSANKVDGHSEMTLSHQYTHTQQPLTNRSETEHEKQENLLRTFARTNVPQPNQVNSFDKPKNKENVWTRHIAPSSSSSSLSSQESVPKPSQIDTGKPPLLNTHVTKRKVSRKGPDGKRYIDKSESVCSISTTSSICGSCCSSIVDPAEYQNRLREITNRDGQFCQRSQSSCDSRFRSSIIVTPTPPRLKKNRKTDPVSRFHEFQNYWNMHKPPGENNHNALRWSIKEKIAKHDVIGSRPRKTFVPNNYVIPSQKPRHSLRWQVRTDLAYGVMPSTRYNDN, encoded by the coding sequence ATGGCACCTGTAGAGGGCGTCACTAATCATAACACAAATATGGCTTCCGATGTCAGTAAGTCACGGTTGGATTTTacagaagaagaaataagaaaggaactCTTTCGGTATGGCATCAAAGATATCAACCAAAGTAGTTTATGTCAATTTCAAAAAGAACTTAAgaatttggtgaaaaaaataacCTCAAGTTCTCTTCGTAATGTTGATAAATCCACTTCGATTTCGTCTTCTTTCAACAACATAACTGACACTTGTTTGAAAATGTCTCCATCGTCTCCTCCAGAACCCATTTCTATAACTTCTCCATCGTTTACATCACGAACTGCCAAGAACGTTGACGATAAGTCGTGTCTGCCTCATACAGGCGATCGTCGTTCTGTTAATTCCATGGACCCGTCGTCTGTTACCGTTTCTCACAATCGGCCCCAGAACACAGCTGAAAGTTCCCAATTGTTCAACAGTGCCAATAAGGTGGATGGTCACTCGGAAATGACACTTAgccatcaatacacacacactcaacagcCACTGACTAATCGATCGGAAACGGAACATGAAAAACAGGAGAATCTCCTTCGAACTTTCGCCAGAACAAACGTTCCGCAGCCAAACCAGGTAAATAGTTTTGATAAACCCAAGAACAAAGAAAACGTTTGGACTCGTCATATTGCACCTTCgtcatcttcctcctccctctcatcacaAGAATCCGTCCCCAAACCATCACAAATCGACACCGGAAAACCTCCACTGCTAAACACTCATGTTACCAAGAGGAAGGTCTCCCGCAAAGGCCCCGATGGTAAACGTTATATCGACAAAAGTGAGTCTGTGTGTAGTATCAGTACCACAAGTAGTATCTGTGGCAGTTGCTGTAGCAGTATCGTTGACCCTGCTGAGTACCAGAATCGTCTGAGAGAGATAACAAACAGAGACGGCCAATTCTGTCAGAGATCCCAAAGTTCTTGTGATAGCCGGTTCAGGTCCTCAATTATAGTTACTCCAACACCGCCGAGgctgaagaaaaacagaaagacagacccCGTGAGCAGGTTCCACGAATTTCAGAACTACTGGAACATGCACAAGCCTCCCGGTGAAAATAATCACAACGCCCTTCGGTGGAGCATTAAAGAGAAAATTGCCAAACACGACGTCATTGGAAGCCGTCCACGGAAAACTTTCGTGCCCAATAATTATGTGATACCCTCACAAAAACCGAGACATTCTCTTCGATGGCAGGTACGGACTGATCTTGCCTATGGTGTCATGCCGTCCACCAGATATAACGACAATTAA